In one Candidatus Nitronereus thalassa genomic region, the following are encoded:
- a CDS encoding XTP/dITP diphosphatase, translating to MLELVLATGNRDKQKEMVALLSDLPITIRTLNEFEPVPPIIEDGETCEANAMKKATIIANHTGCLALADDTGLEVEALGGRPGVYAARYAGEDATYEDNCRKLLKEMAGVPVEKRSARFVTVVAIADPSSSVQVVEGELNGMIAEARSGNDGFGYDPVFLVPEFGKTLAQMTLEEKNQISHRGRALVKAKAVLHQKIQQ from the coding sequence GTGTTGGAATTAGTACTCGCCACAGGAAATCGCGATAAGCAAAAAGAAATGGTGGCGTTGTTAAGTGATTTACCGATTACCATTCGTACCCTTAATGAGTTTGAGCCTGTGCCACCAATTATTGAAGATGGAGAAACCTGCGAAGCCAATGCCATGAAAAAGGCGACGATAATTGCCAACCATACAGGCTGCTTGGCATTAGCCGATGACACCGGGCTGGAAGTCGAGGCCCTTGGGGGTCGGCCAGGTGTCTATGCCGCACGATATGCCGGTGAGGATGCGACGTACGAAGATAATTGTCGTAAATTGTTAAAAGAAATGGCTGGAGTGCCGGTAGAAAAACGGAGTGCGCGGTTTGTCACCGTGGTTGCGATCGCAGACCCGTCGTCTTCCGTACAAGTGGTGGAAGGGGAACTGAACGGCATGATTGCCGAAGCCCGTTCTGGCAATGACGGGTTTGGGTATGATCCAGTATTTCTGGTTCCCGAGTTTGGAAAAACCTTGGCCCAGATGACACTTGAAGAAAAGAATCAAATCAGTCATCGTGGACGAGCATTGGTTAAAGCCAAGGCGGTGCTTCACCAGAAAATCCAACAATAA
- a CDS encoding NADP-dependent isocitrate dehydrogenase yields the protein MSAEPDIIYTKVDEAPELASGSFLPIIQSFAKTAGVNVGTKDISLAGRIIAQFPERLKPEQRQPDDLALLGEIVMTPESNVIKLPNISASIPQIKGAVAELQSQGYDIPDYPEDPKTEEEKAIKAKFDKVKGSAVNPVLRQGNSDRRASVSVKNYAQKNPHRMGKWTKDSKTHVASMANGDFFGNEKSATITDQTAGAGKIEFVGADGKATLLKDKLKMEKGDVVDATKMSANALRQFFKDQVEDAKKHQDVLFSLHMKATMMKVSDPIIFGHCVEVFFEDVFKKHAKTFAELGINARNGLGDVYAKIGKLPEAQQSEIKADIDAAIKNGPTLAMVDSDKGITNLHVPSDVIIDASMAAALRTSGKMWGPDGKEHDMKAIIPDRSYAGIYQAVVDFCRENGEFNPSTMGSVPNVGLMAQAAEEYGSHDKTFEAPSNGTIRLVDGKGNVLIEHPVEAGDIWRSARTTDIAIKDWVKLAVNRARLSNTPVVFWLNKNRAHDAQLIEKVNTYLKDHDTKGLDIQIMAPVDAMKHSLKRAKDGKDTISATGNVLRDYLTDLFPILELGTSAKMLSIVPLINGGGLFETGAGGSAPKHVQQFVKEGHLRWDSLGEFLALSESFAHLGRFKKNKKAQMLAETLDRATGKLMENNNSPGRVLGELDNAGSHVYEAMYWAKELAAQTEDAELKKKFEPVAKELEGNLDKILEELKSAKGKPVDIGGYYHPDPEKVKAGMRPSATLNKILATLG from the coding sequence ATGTCCGCAGAACCGGATATCATTTACACCAAAGTTGATGAAGCGCCTGAGTTGGCGAGTGGATCGTTTCTACCAATCATTCAATCCTTTGCCAAAACAGCCGGGGTAAACGTCGGTACCAAGGATATTTCCCTCGCTGGCCGGATCATTGCCCAATTCCCAGAACGATTGAAGCCGGAACAACGGCAGCCTGATGACCTGGCGCTATTGGGGGAAATCGTGATGACGCCGGAATCTAATGTCATTAAACTTCCAAATATCAGTGCCTCAATCCCGCAAATCAAGGGTGCGGTGGCTGAGTTGCAATCACAGGGGTATGACATCCCAGATTATCCCGAGGACCCCAAGACGGAGGAAGAAAAAGCTATTAAAGCGAAATTCGACAAAGTAAAGGGAAGTGCGGTGAACCCGGTCTTACGACAAGGCAATTCGGATCGACGGGCATCCGTGTCAGTCAAAAATTATGCCCAAAAGAATCCCCACCGGATGGGTAAGTGGACCAAGGATTCAAAAACGCATGTTGCCTCTATGGCCAACGGGGATTTTTTTGGAAACGAAAAATCCGCCACGATTACGGATCAAACTGCGGGCGCAGGCAAAATTGAATTCGTCGGTGCAGACGGCAAGGCCACCTTATTGAAAGATAAGTTGAAAATGGAGAAGGGTGATGTTGTCGATGCGACGAAAATGAGTGCGAACGCCCTACGCCAATTTTTTAAGGACCAAGTCGAGGATGCCAAGAAACATCAGGATGTGTTGTTCTCTTTGCATATGAAGGCCACCATGATGAAGGTGTCCGATCCCATTATCTTTGGGCATTGCGTGGAAGTATTTTTTGAAGATGTGTTTAAGAAGCATGCCAAGACGTTTGCCGAACTTGGCATAAATGCTAGAAATGGACTGGGTGATGTCTATGCCAAGATCGGCAAGCTACCCGAAGCGCAGCAAAGTGAGATCAAAGCTGATATTGACGCGGCGATTAAAAATGGTCCGACCCTCGCCATGGTGGATTCCGACAAAGGCATTACCAATCTTCATGTGCCGAGTGATGTGATTATCGATGCGTCCATGGCTGCAGCACTTCGTACCTCTGGGAAAATGTGGGGGCCGGATGGCAAGGAACATGATATGAAGGCCATCATTCCCGATCGGAGCTACGCCGGGATTTACCAAGCCGTGGTGGACTTCTGCCGGGAAAATGGCGAATTCAATCCTTCGACCATGGGCAGTGTGCCCAATGTAGGTTTGATGGCGCAGGCAGCTGAAGAATACGGCTCCCATGATAAAACCTTCGAAGCTCCTAGCAATGGCACTATTCGCCTTGTTGATGGTAAGGGCAATGTTCTTATTGAGCATCCGGTTGAGGCTGGTGATATCTGGCGAAGTGCCCGTACCACAGATATTGCCATTAAAGACTGGGTCAAGCTTGCGGTCAATCGAGCAAGGTTGTCCAACACCCCAGTGGTATTCTGGCTGAATAAGAATCGGGCCCATGATGCGCAACTTATCGAAAAAGTGAATACCTATTTAAAGGATCATGATACCAAGGGGTTGGATATTCAAATTATGGCACCGGTGGATGCCATGAAGCACTCGCTGAAGCGGGCCAAAGACGGCAAAGATACGATTTCCGCGACGGGTAATGTGCTGCGGGATTACCTCACTGACCTCTTCCCGATTTTGGAATTGGGAACAAGCGCAAAAATGCTCTCCATTGTGCCGCTCATCAATGGTGGAGGATTGTTTGAAACCGGAGCCGGTGGTTCGGCACCAAAACATGTACAGCAGTTCGTCAAAGAAGGGCATTTACGGTGGGATTCTTTAGGGGAATTTTTAGCCCTGTCGGAATCCTTTGCTCATCTCGGGCGATTTAAGAAGAATAAGAAAGCGCAAATGCTAGCAGAGACCCTGGATCGGGCGACGGGTAAGCTGATGGAAAATAATAATTCACCAGGGCGGGTGCTCGGGGAATTAGACAACGCCGGAAGCCATGTCTATGAAGCCATGTATTGGGCGAAAGAACTCGCCGCCCAAACGGAGGATGCTGAGCTCAAAAAGAAGTTTGAGCCCGTGGCCAAAGAGCTGGAAGGCAACCTCGACAAAATTCTCGAAGAACTGAAATCGGCGAAAGGTAAGCCAGTGGATATCGGGGGCTACTACCATCCTGATCCGGAAAAAGTCAAAGCCGGCATGCGCCCGAGCGCCACTTTGAACAAAATTTTGGCGACGTTGGGCTAA
- a CDS encoding DUF427 domain-containing protein: MSAPGHAHAISIEKTHHRITVTFNGTVIADTTRAFILKEGPLPPAIYIPREDVQMSHLERTTHSTHCPFKGDASYYSVNVKGSTAKDAVWTYEAPIDSVALIKNYLSFYPEKMDSITDCHQEE; the protein is encoded by the coding sequence ATGAGTGCACCCGGTCACGCCCATGCCATTTCCATTGAGAAAACACATCATCGCATAACCGTCACGTTTAACGGAACAGTGATCGCCGATACTACACGGGCGTTCATTCTCAAGGAAGGCCCCTTGCCCCCGGCCATCTATATTCCCCGAGAAGACGTACAAATGTCCCACCTTGAACGAACGACCCATTCCACCCATTGCCCGTTCAAGGGAGACGCATCCTATTATTCTGTGAATGTGAAGGGAAGCACCGCAAAGGATGCTGTCTGGACCTATGAAGCTCCAATTGATTCAGTCGCACTCATCAAAAATTACTTGAGCTTTTACCCTGAAAAAATGGACAGCATTACAGATTGCCACCAAGAAGAATAA
- a CDS encoding DUF2784 domain-containing protein: MNLGFSIVADLLVLLHFSFVFFVMFGGLFVLQWRWMMWIHLPAVLWGALIEFAGWVCPLTPLENWFRENAGSTGYSSGFIEHYVMPVLYPSGLTREIQIALGVFVIVVNAGFYGWVLRRHKR; the protein is encoded by the coding sequence ATGAACCTTGGATTCTCCATTGTAGCGGATCTTCTTGTCCTTCTCCATTTTTCCTTTGTTTTCTTTGTGATGTTTGGAGGGCTTTTCGTCTTACAGTGGAGGTGGATGATGTGGATTCATCTGCCTGCCGTTTTGTGGGGTGCATTGATCGAGTTTGCTGGTTGGGTCTGTCCACTGACGCCTCTCGAAAACTGGTTTCGAGAGAATGCAGGAAGCACAGGGTATTCATCAGGTTTCATTGAGCATTATGTAATGCCGGTGCTGTATCCTTCCGGGTTGACTCGTGAAATCCAGATTGCTCTAGGAGTGTTTGTTATTGTTGTCAATGCCGGATTCTATGGGTGGGTCCTCCGTCGTCACAAGCGATGA
- the rph gene encoding ribonuclease PH produces the protein MNGAEKLQRTDGRRRDEIRPVNVVRPFIKYADGSVLMEMGDTKVICTASIEEKVPPFLRDKGKGWVTAEYAMLPRATHERTQREASRGKQGGRTLEIQRLVGRALRAVTDMSAMGERTIWIDCDVIQADGGTRTASITGAFIALADAFAKLIDQQKLKKIPLTDYLAAVSVGKVGGESMVDLCYEEDSMAEVDMNLVMTGQGRLVEVQGTAERGTFGKHELDDFMALGWDGIQRLVKMQKELVTV, from the coding sequence ATGAATGGGGCTGAAAAATTACAACGGACAGATGGGCGACGACGAGATGAAATTCGACCGGTAAACGTGGTGCGACCATTCATCAAATATGCAGATGGATCGGTCCTCATGGAAATGGGTGATACCAAAGTCATTTGTACGGCTTCCATTGAAGAGAAGGTGCCTCCATTTTTACGGGATAAAGGAAAAGGCTGGGTGACGGCTGAATATGCGATGTTGCCCCGTGCCACGCATGAGCGAACCCAACGCGAAGCCTCTCGTGGGAAACAGGGTGGCCGCACTTTAGAAATTCAGCGGCTGGTGGGGCGAGCGCTTCGCGCCGTGACGGATATGAGCGCCATGGGAGAACGCACGATTTGGATTGACTGTGATGTGATTCAAGCGGACGGAGGGACGCGGACCGCCTCGATTACTGGAGCCTTTATCGCGTTGGCTGATGCGTTTGCCAAACTGATCGATCAACAAAAGTTAAAGAAAATCCCATTGACTGATTACCTGGCCGCTGTAAGTGTTGGAAAAGTTGGTGGGGAGTCCATGGTGGACCTCTGTTACGAAGAAGATTCAATGGCTGAGGTAGACATGAATCTTGTCATGACCGGGCAAGGCCGGTTGGTCGAAGTGCAAGGAACGGCCGAACGGGGTACATTTGGTAAGCATGAGCTTGATGATTTTATGGCCTTGGGGTGGGATGGGATTCAACGATTGGTCAAAATGCAAAAAGAACTGGTGACGGTGTAG
- a CDS encoding NAD(P)/FAD-dependent oxidoreductase, with amino-acid sequence MSDVIIIGGGPAGSTMGSYLSMAGISNTIIEGAFHPRPHVGESLVTSTTRIFKEIGFLETMEREGFVKKYGASWHAPAAKNTFSILFSEFPQEGVDQDYTYHVDRAKFDMLMLKHAEGLGSKVIQGVHAREVLMENGKACGVKVNIDGKEVDLPCKFVVDATGRKTLIGHQLKLMKKDPIFNQYAVHAWYEGLDRGTAEDKEHIHIYFLPVERGWVWQIPIDDRITSVGVVTEREVFRESRMDIDKYFETHVQTNGNLAHAMRNARRVNEYKSEGDYSYSMTDFVGNGWLLIGDAARFVDPIFSSGVSVALSSAKFASEQLRAAFKEDDFSQAFLKPYETKLRTGTEVWYEFIRLYYKLLPLFTYFISSKRHRLQVLQLLQGEVYNREEVPVLQAMRSFIEQVEKSEHHSFKGALTDIPIDDLEEVLSESS; translated from the coding sequence ATGAGCGACGTAATTATTATTGGCGGTGGCCCTGCGGGCTCGACGATGGGATCTTATCTCTCGATGGCAGGGATCAGCAACACGATCATTGAAGGCGCGTTTCATCCTCGGCCTCATGTGGGCGAATCTCTGGTTACGTCGACGACGCGAATCTTCAAAGAAATTGGTTTTCTTGAGACGATGGAGCGCGAAGGCTTCGTAAAAAAGTACGGGGCAAGCTGGCACGCGCCTGCGGCGAAGAACACGTTCTCGATTCTGTTCAGCGAATTTCCGCAGGAGGGCGTCGACCAGGATTATACGTATCACGTCGACCGCGCGAAATTCGACATGCTCATGTTGAAGCATGCGGAGGGCCTCGGTAGTAAGGTCATCCAGGGCGTACATGCCAGGGAAGTCCTTATGGAGAATGGCAAAGCCTGCGGAGTGAAAGTGAATATCGACGGTAAGGAAGTCGATCTACCTTGCAAGTTCGTCGTGGATGCGACAGGTCGGAAGACGCTCATAGGCCACCAGTTGAAGCTGATGAAGAAGGACCCTATTTTTAATCAATACGCCGTTCACGCATGGTACGAGGGACTGGACCGAGGCACTGCGGAGGATAAAGAACACATCCACATCTATTTTCTTCCCGTGGAGCGGGGCTGGGTGTGGCAGATTCCCATCGACGACAGGATTACCTCGGTGGGCGTCGTCACCGAGCGCGAAGTGTTTCGGGAATCCCGGATGGACATCGATAAATACTTCGAAACGCATGTACAAACTAACGGCAATCTCGCGCACGCGATGCGCAACGCGAGGCGCGTAAACGAATACAAATCCGAGGGCGATTACAGCTACAGCATGACGGATTTCGTCGGTAATGGTTGGTTGTTGATTGGCGATGCGGCGCGATTCGTCGATCCGATTTTTTCGTCCGGCGTCAGTGTGGCTTTGTCCAGTGCGAAGTTCGCTTCAGAGCAGTTGCGCGCGGCCTTCAAGGAAGACGACTTCAGCCAGGCGTTTCTCAAGCCTTACGAAACCAAACTCCGAACCGGAACCGAAGTGTGGTACGAGTTTATTCGTCTCTACTACAAGCTTCTACCGTTGTTCACATACTTCATCAGCTCGAAGAGACACCGCCTGCAGGTACTCCAGCTGCTTCAGGGCGAAGTTTATAATCGAGAGGAAGTCCCCGTGCTGCAGGCGATGCGGAGTTTCATCGAACAGGTCGAGAAATCGGAGCACCATTCGTTCAAGGGGGCATTAACGGACATCCCGATCGACGATCTCGAAGAGGTACTCTCCGAGTCATCGTAG